The Conexivisphaerales archaeon genome has a segment encoding these proteins:
- a CDS encoding phosphatase PAP2 family protein, producing MKLNKVDYLHVTLIIISLILGVYLATGVFDPYEIVWVHYFQLWVITNHLTPLFEALTYAGDPFVWIIIIGVYLIAERKNPTRAFKMTMFIILISLVDLVLKYSFSRPRPFVRFPNEVQVILPETMGSYPSGHVTRLAGESYFIKNGRLSSAFLGIMIVLLSLSRVAMGVHYFTDTIGGFLVSYPLAALTDHFGIYEKILGYLHLLPKPKVAAG from the coding sequence ATGAAGTTAAACAAGGTTGATTATCTGCATGTAACTCTGATAATAATTTCTCTGATACTTGGTGTTTACTTAGCAACAGGTGTTTTTGACCCGTATGAAATAGTCTGGGTTCATTACTTCCAGCTCTGGGTGATTACCAACCATCTGACTCCGCTTTTTGAGGCCTTGACATATGCAGGCGACCCTTTTGTATGGATAATAATAATTGGTGTATATCTCATAGCTGAGAGAAAAAATCCGACTAGAGCCTTCAAGATGACTATGTTCATAATACTGATCTCACTTGTTGACCTTGTATTGAAATACAGCTTTTCAAGACCAAGACCTTTTGTCAGATTCCCGAACGAAGTGCAAGTTATTTTGCCAGAAACGATGGGTTCCTACCCTTCAGGTCATGTAACCAGGTTGGCAGGTGAATCTTACTTCATCAAGAATGGCAGGCTCTCTTCAGCTTTCCTTGGCATAATGATAGTTTTACTGAGTCTTAGCAGGGTCGCGATGGGTGTTCACTACTTTACAGATACTATAGGCGGATTTCTTGTCTCTTATCCTTTAGCTGCTCTCACCGACCATTTTGGCATATACGAAAAGATTCTTGGCTATCTTCATCTGCTTCCAAAACCTAAAGTGGCTGCAGGCTGA
- a CDS encoding rhomboid family intramembrane serine protease: protein MVSKQGRDLILLIFLGLVIGFIASAIRIDGLPSVYFLVQSNALVLIGYVWPLLTSMIVVLPNYLGLTDVVFNAVSVLFVDSLLAPAFNYREYFAIFFISGLAGNVASLLNGPNIISFGASGGIFGLVAAAVTHDFAFHGRVNAALLGWFVIIFIFNTFSSVYVDWLAHSGGALIGLVLGYLVGRRHRRFAYWSAYQF, encoded by the coding sequence GTGGTATCCAAGCAAGGCAGAGACCTAATACTGCTCATATTTCTTGGGCTTGTGATAGGATTTATCGCTTCAGCCATAAGGATAGATGGACTGCCATCTGTCTACTTTCTTGTCCAGTCCAACGCCCTTGTCCTTATAGGCTACGTCTGGCCACTCTTAACTTCGATGATAGTTGTCCTCCCAAACTATCTTGGCCTGACTGATGTTGTTTTCAACGCAGTATCTGTTCTCTTTGTCGATTCCCTTCTTGCCCCTGCCTTTAACTACAGGGAATACTTTGCCATATTCTTCATCTCAGGTCTTGCTGGAAACGTTGCAAGCCTTCTGAACGGTCCAAATATAATAAGCTTCGGAGCTTCAGGCGGTATATTTGGACTTGTTGCAGCAGCCGTAACCCATGACTTTGCTTTCCACGGAAGGGTAAATGCTGCCCTGCTTGGATGGTTTGTTATCATCTTCATCTTCAACACATTCTCTTCTGTCTACGTAGACTGGCTTGCCCACAGCGGAGGCGCCCTGATAGGGCTGGTTCTGGGGTACCTTGTTGGTAGAAGACATAGAAGATTTGCGTACTGGTCAGCATATCAGTTCTAA
- a CDS encoding DUF3311 domain-containing protein, protein MKAIHIVMALLLIVPSFINFYTPLYNYVNPKLAGLPFFYWFQIMMLFIVVIPYLAFTYLAKRLDEEEEGGRVA, encoded by the coding sequence ATGAAAGCAATCCATATAGTAATGGCGTTGCTGCTGATAGTGCCATCGTTCATCAACTTTTACACCCCTCTTTACAACTACGTCAACCCTAAGCTTGCAGGCCTGCCATTCTTCTACTGGTTCCAGATAATGATGCTCTTCATAGTAGTCATTCCATATCTGGCATTCACCTACCTTGCAAAGAGGCTGGATGAAGAAGAAGAGGGAGGTAGGGTTGCATGA
- a CDS encoding ATP-binding cassette domain-containing protein translates to MLKVNVSKTRDKFTLKADLEISGTGCILGKNGSGKTTLLSIIAGLLEPDGGTIILNGRDITGLRIEDRKVVLVTPETYIPNLTVEEHLKWGRKQGTINIPSAEIKNAMGINFKGLVGNLSTGNRIRVAIATALLSDTELVLVDEAFSFIDNKEDFISKVVTYCKQTNRQLVFSTQDKSDTSFADQVYLLEEGVTKKLNDF, encoded by the coding sequence ATGCTGAAGGTGAATGTTTCCAAGACCAGGGATAAATTCACTCTTAAGGCGGACCTGGAAATATCAGGCACGGGATGCATACTTGGAAAAAATGGATCAGGCAAGACCACTCTTCTCAGTATTATTGCAGGATTGCTTGAGCCTGACGGCGGAACTATAATTTTGAATGGAAGAGATATAACAGGATTGAGAATTGAAGATAGAAAGGTAGTACTTGTTACGCCTGAAACTTACATTCCGAACCTTACTGTTGAGGAGCATCTAAAGTGGGGAAGAAAGCAGGGCACTATTAACATCCCATCAGCAGAAATTAAAAACGCCATGGGAATAAATTTTAAAGGCCTTGTCGGAAATTTGAGCACAGGGAACAGAATAAGGGTAGCGATAGCTACAGCCTTGCTTTCCGACACCGAATTGGTATTGGTTGATGAAGCCTTTTCGTTTATCGACAACAAAGAGGATTTCATCAGTAAGGTAGTTACTTACTGCAAACAAACGAATAGGCAGCTAGTCTTCTCAACCCAAGACAAGTCTGATACCTCTTTTGCAGACCAAGTCTACCTGCTTGAGGAAGGCGTTACAAAAAAATTGAATGACTTCTAG
- a CDS encoding winged helix-turn-helix domain-containing protein: MKKYRTKFDIVADILTVCLSSPCDLNRLFYSLSISYSRLKDLTGSMVETGLLDKGEFGFSTTAKGERFLALYSELYSMIGQQVLRRTIDEKLLSQAKDYVYALKQKDREKGSLLLEGKSRKVLDATAYLLLAYRAGVEISMAELSRLFHVSPNSISRMKRLVQRLDSEGTISTESQIDTSGKTY, from the coding sequence TTGAAAAAATACAGAACAAAGTTCGACATCGTTGCTGATATTCTAACTGTCTGCCTATCTTCACCGTGCGATCTTAACAGGCTCTTTTACAGTTTATCCATCTCCTACTCAAGACTCAAGGACCTGACAGGTTCGATGGTAGAAACTGGTCTTCTGGACAAAGGAGAATTTGGGTTTTCCACAACTGCGAAGGGGGAGCGATTCCTTGCTCTGTATAGCGAACTCTACTCGATGATCGGCCAGCAGGTTCTTAGAAGGACTATTGATGAAAAGCTATTAAGTCAGGCGAAGGACTATGTATATGCCCTCAAGCAGAAGGACAGAGAAAAAGGGTCTTTACTTCTTGAAGGAAAGAGTAGAAAGGTGCTCGATGCAACGGCATACCTCTTGCTAGCTTATAGGGCAGGGGTCGAAATTAGCATGGCGGAGCTCTCAAGGCTCTTCCATGTCTCACCAAACTCGATAAGCAGGATGAAAAGACTTGTCCAGCGTTTAGATTCAGAGGGGACTATTTCTACCGAAAGTCAGATAGATACATCAGGAAAGACATATTAA
- a CDS encoding DEAD/DEAH box helicase — protein sequence MTEFEQMGLADSILRGLAEEGYNHPFPIQENTIPSLLEGKEVIGQAKTGSGKTAAFALPILHMIDERNKEVQALILAPTRELALQIADEITRLGKYRKVRVVTIYGGQSINNQLNALRKGTQIVVGTPGRVIDMLKRGWLDLSFARYAVLDEADRMLDMGFIEDVEYILRKLPASRQLSLFSATMPKQIVELSRKYMKQPVRVMMDSEEPSVDELDQYYTFAERRDKLQRLVEIMKAENPSSALVFCRTKAGARKVAWELERRYFKALPMHGDLSQAQREASLAAFRNGRAEILVATDVASRGIDVKGIELVINFDFPEEPVAYFHRVGRTARAGNSGKSISILTDENLSDFHRVLRMTKSRIKPYRKEDESRISSNVGYSYGAPFARAYRYRGMRPYRRYGE from the coding sequence TTGACAGAATTTGAACAGATGGGGCTGGCTGATAGTATTCTCAGAGGCCTAGCTGAAGAAGGATACAATCATCCGTTCCCCATTCAGGAAAATACCATTCCTTCATTGCTTGAAGGAAAGGAAGTAATTGGACAGGCAAAGACAGGCTCTGGAAAGACAGCAGCCTTTGCTCTGCCTATCCTCCACATGATAGATGAAAGAAACAAGGAAGTGCAGGCTTTGATACTTGCACCAACAAGAGAACTTGCCCTTCAGATTGCTGATGAGATAACAAGGCTTGGCAAGTACAGAAAGGTTAGAGTCGTAACAATCTACGGCGGACAAAGCATTAACAATCAGCTGAACGCATTGCGCAAAGGTACGCAGATAGTTGTAGGCACTCCAGGGAGAGTTATTGACATGTTGAAGAGAGGATGGCTCGACCTCTCCTTTGCCAGATATGCTGTTCTGGATGAAGCTGACAGGATGCTTGACATGGGGTTCATAGAAGACGTCGAATACATATTGAGAAAGCTTCCTGCCTCCAGACAGCTTTCTCTCTTTTCTGCAACGATGCCAAAGCAGATTGTAGAACTCTCAAGGAAATATATGAAACAGCCTGTAAGAGTGATGATGGACAGCGAAGAGCCATCTGTAGATGAACTCGACCAGTATTACACGTTTGCAGAAAGAAGAGATAAATTGCAAAGGCTGGTGGAAATCATGAAAGCTGAAAACCCGTCAAGTGCCTTGGTCTTCTGCAGGACGAAGGCTGGAGCGAGAAAGGTAGCATGGGAGCTGGAGAGAAGGTACTTCAAAGCCCTACCGATGCATGGCGACCTGAGTCAGGCCCAGAGAGAAGCATCTCTGGCTGCTTTCAGGAACGGCAGAGCTGAGATACTTGTTGCAACTGATGTTGCCTCAAGGGGTATAGATGTCAAGGGGATAGAACTTGTGATAAACTTTGATTTTCCGGAGGAGCCTGTAGCATATTTCCACAGGGTTGGGAGGACTGCAAGGGCTGGAAACAGTGGAAAGTCGATTTCTATTCTCACAGATGAAAACCTGTCTGATTTCCACAGGGTTTTGAGGATGACTAAAAGCAGGATAAAGCCGTACAGGAAGGAGGATGAATCAAGGATTAGTAGCAACGTGGGATATTCCTATGGGGCTCCGTTCGCAAGGGCTTACCGTTATCGAGGTATGAGACCTTACAGACGATATGGCGAATGA
- a CDS encoding glycine C-acetyltransferase, with the protein MQSLEEFAKKELDTLKNENRMWPEHVLESPASNWSIVDGREVLMLCSNDYLGLANNPELKRFAIEAVRAYGVGSGAVRVIAGTMSLHKQLEEELARYKNAEDAVTFQSGFVANFGVLSATLGEGDLAISDELNHGSIIDGLRISKVERRVYKHNDVNSLAEMLEGTKKYNKVMIITDAVFSMEGDIAPLPEIVKLARKSGAFTYVDDAHGEGVLGKLGRGAVNHFGLEGMVDVEMGTFSKAFGSVGGYVVAGKEFCRMLRNKVRPYLLSGSQPPAVAAANLAAIRYVQEHPELFDRLWKNTRYFKEKLKKLGFDTGRSQTPITPIMVGDSKKAQDFAKELFEEAVFTIPIVYPMVPKDKARIRTIINARHTKSDLDFALEKMEDVGKRLGLI; encoded by the coding sequence ATGCAAAGCCTGGAAGAATTTGCCAAAAAGGAACTTGATACGCTGAAAAACGAAAACAGGATGTGGCCTGAGCATGTTCTGGAAAGCCCAGCGAGCAACTGGTCGATAGTCGATGGCAGGGAAGTACTTATGCTATGTTCGAACGACTATCTTGGTCTAGCTAACAACCCTGAGCTTAAGAGATTTGCGATCGAAGCTGTAAGGGCTTATGGTGTTGGCTCAGGTGCAGTCAGGGTCATTGCGGGAACTATGAGTCTTCACAAACAGCTTGAAGAAGAGCTTGCCAGGTACAAGAATGCGGAAGATGCAGTAACATTCCAGAGCGGTTTTGTTGCCAATTTCGGGGTTCTATCAGCCACACTGGGCGAAGGAGACTTGGCTATAAGCGACGAACTGAACCATGGCAGCATAATAGACGGGCTCAGAATAAGCAAGGTGGAAAGAAGGGTGTACAAGCACAACGATGTTAATTCACTGGCAGAGATGCTGGAAGGGACCAAGAAATACAACAAGGTTATGATAATAACTGATGCTGTCTTCAGCATGGAGGGAGACATAGCCCCTCTGCCAGAAATAGTCAAGCTGGCAAGGAAATCAGGAGCCTTTACTTATGTTGACGATGCTCATGGTGAAGGTGTGCTTGGAAAGCTGGGTAGGGGTGCAGTCAATCACTTTGGTCTTGAAGGGATGGTTGATGTTGAGATGGGAACCTTTTCAAAGGCCTTTGGAAGTGTTGGAGGATACGTTGTGGCAGGGAAAGAGTTCTGCAGAATGCTCAGGAACAAGGTAAGGCCTTACCTGCTTTCAGGCTCACAGCCTCCAGCTGTAGCAGCTGCTAACCTCGCAGCGATAAGATACGTGCAGGAGCATCCTGAACTGTTTGATAGGCTCTGGAAGAATACAAGGTATTTCAAGGAGAAGCTGAAGAAGCTCGGCTTTGACACTGGCAGGAGCCAGACACCCATAACGCCCATAATGGTTGGAGACAGCAAGAAGGCTCAGGACTTTGCCAAGGAACTTTTTGAGGAAGCAGTGTTCACAATCCCTATCGTGTATCCTATGGTACCGAAGGATAAGGCGAGAATAAGGACGATAATAAACGCAAGGCATACAAAGTCTGACCTGGACTTTGCTCTTGAGAAGATGGAGGATGTTGGTAAAAGGCTTGGCCTCATATGA
- the tdh gene encoding L-threonine 3-dehydrogenase, giving the protein MNYLEGDTQLLKAIVKQRAEAGADFVDLPEPEIGNREILVRVKACSVCGTDVHIYDYNAWAKSKVKIPVIIGHEFSGEVVEVGKEVDSVQIGDHVSGETHIPCFKCEQCRKGNYHICENLRLRGVDVNGCFAEYLAMDAFTAWKNPKEIPHEVASVQEPLGNAVHTVFEGGGVEGKVVAIFGCGPIGMAAAAVCKASGAEKVIAVDISEYRLKLASNMGADILVNPNREEPLKSISDATKGKGVDVFLEMAGVQQTLSWGLKALKPGGRAALLGIYDSSVSVDVSNDIVMKNIEVRGIFGRRMFADWYTVSSYLRSGKVDLTKLITHEFPLNQFQKAFEVMKSGKSGKVVMKP; this is encoded by the coding sequence TTGAACTACCTGGAAGGTGATACACAACTTTTGAAAGCCATTGTAAAGCAAAGAGCGGAAGCTGGAGCAGACTTTGTTGACCTGCCTGAGCCTGAAATAGGCAACAGGGAGATACTGGTAAGGGTTAAGGCATGTTCTGTCTGCGGCACTGATGTTCACATATATGATTATAATGCATGGGCCAAAAGCAAGGTGAAGATTCCCGTTATCATAGGTCACGAATTTTCAGGCGAAGTTGTCGAAGTTGGGAAAGAGGTAGATTCTGTACAGATAGGGGACCATGTCTCTGGCGAAACTCATATCCCATGCTTCAAATGTGAGCAGTGCAGAAAGGGCAATTATCACATATGTGAAAACCTGAGGCTCAGAGGGGTTGATGTAAACGGATGCTTTGCTGAATACCTAGCTATGGATGCTTTTACGGCATGGAAGAACCCGAAGGAGATACCTCATGAGGTGGCGAGTGTGCAGGAGCCTCTTGGAAATGCTGTTCACACAGTCTTCGAAGGGGGAGGAGTGGAGGGGAAGGTCGTTGCAATCTTCGGCTGTGGACCAATAGGAATGGCTGCAGCGGCTGTATGCAAAGCGTCGGGGGCTGAAAAGGTGATAGCTGTCGATATATCTGAATACAGGCTTAAGCTTGCATCAAATATGGGAGCTGATATACTTGTTAATCCGAACAGAGAGGAGCCTTTAAAGAGCATATCGGATGCCACGAAAGGAAAAGGGGTAGATGTATTCCTCGAGATGGCAGGTGTTCAGCAAACGCTAAGCTGGGGGTTGAAGGCTCTTAAGCCAGGAGGGAGAGCAGCTCTGCTCGGAATTTATGACAGCAGTGTATCTGTTGACGTCTCCAACGACATAGTGATGAAGAATATAGAAGTTAGAGGAATATTCGGAAGAAGGATGTTCGCTGACTGGTATACTGTATCATCTTACCTGAGGAGCGGAAAAGTGGATTTGACCAAGCTTATTACTCACGAGTTCCCGCTTAACCAGTTCCAAAAGGCTTTTGAAGTGATGAAGAGCGGGAAGAGCGGCAAGGTAGTGATGAAGCCTTAG
- a CDS encoding RDD family protein, which produces MYCPNCGKQIPDDAKFCPNCGKQIIVTAAPPSSGSTVQSQTTAPPPQTSSQPVTPLDRLTTDTEAQTHWILRVIAYVIDLIIVSVVVLIAYGVIAYPLLITGLANPFGIVFGIGTLGVFYAGLLMMLYAAFAEAMYGATLGKRILRLKVISATSSVQKLGLRETLIRNVAKLYWILLLLDLLAGLLTQGDYRQRYTDRVAGTLVIKE; this is translated from the coding sequence ATGTACTGTCCCAATTGTGGCAAGCAGATACCTGACGATGCAAAGTTCTGTCCAAACTGTGGCAAGCAGATAATCGTCACAGCTGCACCACCTTCCTCAGGCTCAACAGTTCAAAGTCAGACAACTGCACCTCCTCCACAAACCTCATCTCAGCCAGTTACGCCTCTTGACAGGTTGACTACTGACACAGAAGCTCAGACTCACTGGATACTCAGAGTAATAGCATATGTGATAGACCTGATAATTGTTTCAGTCGTTGTTCTGATTGCTTACGGTGTCATCGCCTATCCTTTGCTAATAACGGGCCTGGCAAATCCTTTTGGAATAGTTTTCGGAATAGGAACCCTGGGAGTTTTTTACGCAGGTCTGCTGATGATGCTTTATGCAGCGTTCGCTGAAGCGATGTATGGGGCTACTTTAGGTAAAAGAATCTTAAGGCTCAAAGTGATAAGCGCAACTTCATCAGTGCAGAAATTGGGTCTAAGGGAGACCCTGATCAGAAACGTTGCAAAGCTTTACTGGATCCTTCTGCTCTTAGACTTGCTTGCAGGTCTTTTAACCCAGGGAGATTACAGGCAGAGATACACGGATAGAGTTGCAGGGACTCTGGTTATCAAAGAGTAA
- a CDS encoding TOBE domain-containing protein: MSDEKVTREKLSPSFTLMFKGKDTSIDQIDAVLLNYIEKEHSLSAAAKKLGISYRNAWDRIKRLQEAFREQLIVTKKGGKHGGSAMLTEQGKAVLKEYKRLNAYLFNALSDRDFWQHASFKLSARNRLKGRVISVKKGNVTSQVKIRVSGESIITSIVSNEAVDDLDIRAGDEIYAIIKATEVILAK; encoded by the coding sequence TTGTCTGATGAGAAAGTGACCAGAGAAAAGTTAAGTCCGTCCTTCACTCTGATGTTTAAGGGCAAAGATACTAGCATAGACCAGATTGATGCTGTACTTCTTAATTACATTGAAAAGGAGCATTCCCTATCAGCTGCAGCAAAGAAACTTGGCATTTCATACAGAAATGCCTGGGACAGAATAAAAAGACTTCAGGAAGCATTCAGAGAACAGCTGATAGTGACAAAAAAGGGAGGAAAGCATGGCGGTAGTGCTATGTTGACTGAGCAGGGAAAGGCAGTACTAAAGGAATACAAAAGGCTGAATGCTTATCTTTTCAATGCCCTTTCAGACAGGGACTTCTGGCAGCACGCAAGCTTCAAGCTGAGTGCAAGAAACAGGTTGAAGGGCAGAGTAATTTCTGTGAAAAAGGGGAACGTAACCTCTCAGGTTAAGATCAGGGTAAGCGGAGAGAGTATAATTACTTCGATAGTTTCTAACGAAGCAGTGGATGACCTTGATATAAGGGCGGGAGACGAAATTTATGCCATAATAAAGGCAACAGAGGTTATACTGGCTAAATAA
- a CDS encoding ABC transporter permease encodes MKLNLFAVFAYATLMLLVLPVILLVYWGLGPFYDSIGISSQMQRAILLSLLGSAIAVLAIVALYTPLAYYLSRNRNSVAESLVDLPAMVPHPIIGIALLVIDSPLTPTGRFLLGVGIDFFNSLPGLVVALTIVSAPLYIKSLLSFFDSLDRSPEYFARGLGAGITRVFVHVVLPRSIRGILTASLLSLSRAMSEFGSIAIVAYSVLGLYGLSGSSAASVLIYQYYTSFGLKAAVTASAAMVVVALPIMVAMRLLNRERQ; translated from the coding sequence TTGAAGCTCAACCTCTTCGCCGTATTTGCTTATGCAACTCTCATGTTGTTAGTTTTACCTGTGATACTTCTTGTATACTGGGGGCTAGGCCCTTTCTATGATTCGATCGGTATAAGCAGCCAGATGCAGAGAGCAATATTACTCTCTCTGTTAGGTTCTGCCATAGCTGTGCTGGCAATTGTTGCACTTTACACACCGTTGGCTTATTATCTGTCAAGAAACAGAAACAGTGTAGCTGAAAGCTTGGTTGACCTTCCTGCTATGGTACCCCATCCTATAATAGGAATCGCCTTGCTGGTTATAGACAGCCCACTGACACCTACCGGCAGATTTCTCCTGGGCGTAGGGATAGATTTCTTCAACAGCCTGCCAGGACTTGTGGTAGCTCTGACAATAGTATCAGCCCCGCTGTACATCAAGTCACTTCTTTCTTTTTTTGACAGTCTGGATAGGTCGCCAGAATACTTTGCAAGAGGTCTGGGAGCTGGCATCACCAGAGTGTTTGTTCATGTTGTCTTGCCCAGGTCTATAAGAGGAATCCTCACAGCTTCACTACTATCTTTGAGCAGAGCTATGAGCGAATTCGGCTCAATAGCTATTGTTGCTTACAGTGTTCTGGGTCTGTATGGACTCTCGGGTTCAAGTGCGGCTTCAGTTCTGATCTACCAGTACTACACTTCGTTCGGGTTAAAGGCTGCAGTTACTGCATCTGCTGCAATGGTTGTTGTAGCATTACCTATCATGGTAGCGATGAGACTGTTGAATAGGGAAAGGCAATAA
- a CDS encoding substrate-binding domain-containing protein, whose translation MKIVVLTILVIAVMAIAFFVSAPSKGTLIVYSADAYAVESSYLLSSYSSAHNLAYTNPKTGGSFTLARQIAQGNPDDVFISVSKSAISPSYMGDMYPGWAIAFASDQMTIAYANSSSYSSAINTLLLLYKNATISNSNLSWTNFFDYLTSGSLKLGISDPNSDPAGLRAWFMLEAAGLAYRNNASYYVDRVLHNKENITSSSAAELVAPLQSGQIQVLFIYKSAAISLGLQRMDLPGLINLGDASLSSFYSRLTWNTTSGLQKGGPILLFITVPKGSKNYNSALDFVSYVVQQNSLLAKYGVQPLSPCIVFNSTDLPSAIQSLVVSGKVILGGNLLS comes from the coding sequence ATGAAGATAGTTGTTCTCACAATATTGGTTATCGCTGTAATGGCTATAGCGTTCTTTGTATCTGCTCCAAGCAAAGGAACGCTCATAGTGTATTCAGCTGATGCATATGCAGTTGAATCCTCTTACCTGCTTTCCAGCTATTCATCTGCACACAATCTGGCGTATACAAATCCCAAGACCGGAGGCTCATTTACCCTGGCAAGGCAGATAGCTCAGGGGAATCCTGATGACGTCTTCATTTCTGTAAGCAAGTCAGCCATAAGTCCAAGCTATATGGGAGATATGTACCCGGGCTGGGCAATAGCATTTGCTTCAGACCAGATGACGATAGCGTATGCCAATTCTAGTTCTTATTCTTCCGCCATCAATACGCTACTATTGTTATACAAGAATGCAACCATCAGCAACAGTAATCTTTCATGGACTAATTTTTTCGATTATTTAACCTCTGGCTCTCTCAAACTTGGCATCTCTGACCCTAACAGCGACCCTGCTGGCTTGAGGGCATGGTTCATGCTTGAAGCTGCTGGTCTAGCCTACAGAAATAACGCAAGCTATTATGTAGATAGGGTGCTTCATAACAAGGAGAACATAACCTCTTCGAGTGCAGCTGAACTTGTGGCTCCGCTTCAGTCTGGACAGATTCAGGTGTTATTCATCTACAAGTCAGCTGCAATATCGCTCGGTCTTCAGAGAATGGACCTGCCTGGTCTGATCAACCTAGGAGACGCATCTCTCTCATCCTTCTACTCCAGGCTGACATGGAATACCACATCTGGACTGCAGAAGGGAGGACCAATTCTGCTCTTCATAACGGTTCCGAAGGGAAGCAAGAACTATAATAGTGCGTTAGATTTTGTTTCTTACGTTGTTCAGCAGAATTCGTTGCTTGCCAAGTATGGAGTACAGCCATTAAGCCCTTGCATTGTATTCAACAGCACAGACCTTCCCTCAGCTATTCAGAGCCTGGTTGTTAGTGGAAAAGTGATTCTTGGAGGCAATTTGTTATCTTGA